AGCTCCTCACCGAGGAGAAGTTCGGAGACAAATTCATCTACCTCTGGTACGTCGTCGCGTACGATCGCCAGCCCCTGAGCTTTCACTTCACCTTCTACAAGCCCAAGGGTGATTGGTTTCTCTACTCCTTCGAGTACAAGGACGATATTCAGCCCTTGGCGCAGGAGCTGGCCCGGATGAAGCTCTTGTACTTCGAAGATAGCTCGGGGCAGAAGGGCGAGAAGATGACTCAGAGCGCTTCTTCTCTGCAGGGTGTGATCGCGCCCCGATTGAAGAGCTCCTCGGCCCCTTGATGCCCCCCGCGGCGCGGCACGCCCCGGGGGACGGACGGGACTAGGAAGGACGATGAACGGTTTGCGCTCGCTGATGCGATGGGTTGTTGGCGCAGCACTTTGGGTGGTGCTGGTGCCGAGCCTGCCCATGTCCGAGCTTCAGGCCCAGGATCTCGCCTCGGGGGCCTGCCTCACCGAGGAGGAATCCAGGCTCTACGAGCTGATCGACGCCTACCGCGCCCAACACGATCTGCCCACCATCCCGGTCTCGCCATCCCTCACCCTGGTCGCCCGCCTCCATGTCGAAGACCTCCTGGCCCAGGGGCGCCTGACCCACGGTTGGCAGGATTGCCCCTACGATGCCGGCGACTCCGCGACCTTTTCCTGCATGTGGCAGGCGCCGGAGCGGCTGGGGACGGAGTATCCGCACTTCGGCTATGAGAACGCCTTTTGGGACGGTGGAGAGGCCACCGCGGAACGGGCCTTCCAGGGGTGGAAGAGCAGTCGGGGAGGCCATCGGGAGGTGATTCTCAACCAGGGGCCGTGGGAGAAGGATTGGAAGGCCCTGGGGCTCTCCATCCAGGGCCCCTTCGCCGTGCTGTGGGTGGGGCACGAGGTCGATCCTGCGCTGGAGTGTGACTGATTCTTTCTGATGACACCTGCCGGAGGGAGCTCGGCTGGATGGTGAAGTAGCGCCAGGGGCTGCGACAATTCTCGAGATTTCCCGCACTTCTGTGGGGCTGTTACACTCGGCGTCTTCGATTCGATCAGTCCAGGCTGCCGGCGGCACCGCTGTGGTGCGCGTCTTGCTTGGGAAATCTTCTTGTTCAGACAACCCAGGCGGAGCTCTCGGGTTGTCGGTGACTTCTCTCGGGAGGGACGATGAAATCCAGGAACCGCGCGATCATCTTTGGCCTATTGCTGCTGTCATTAGCCTTGTTGTTCGGAGCCGGCGGGCACTATCTAGAATCCTGGGCCACCGGGCTCGATCTCACCGCGAAGGCTGCCGCAGTCGGCGGGCTGTTAGCGCTGGCGTATCAGCTGCGGCGGGAGAGAGATCTCACCGAGGCGGATTTCATCGTTCGGCTGAACGAAAGTTTCCTGGCAGGTGAACGAACGCATCGGATTTATCGGCTCTTGGAGTGTTCCAAGAAGGAGAAGCAGAAGGAAGATCCTTTTACGGATGCTGACATCATCGACATGGCGAACTATCTCTCGTTTTTCGGCCCGCTGCTGAGCTTGGTCGAGCGTGGATTGATCGAGATGCGTACGGTCGACATCTTTGCGTACCGCTTCTTGTTGGCAACCAACAACAAGTACATGCAGGATAGGCTCCTGCATGCAGATGGGAAAGCTGATGCATGGTCCAATGTTTATCGCCTGCACAAGCGCTGGAGTAGATATCGGCGCAAG
This genomic stretch from Acidobacteriota bacterium harbors:
- a CDS encoding CAP domain-containing protein; the encoded protein is MNGLRSLMRWVVGAALWVVLVPSLPMSELQAQDLASGACLTEEESRLYELIDAYRAQHDLPTIPVSPSLTLVARLHVEDLLAQGRLTHGWQDCPYDAGDSATFSCMWQAPERLGTEYPHFGYENAFWDGGEATAERAFQGWKSSRGGHREVILNQGPWEKDWKALGLSIQGPFAVLWVGHEVDPALECD